One window from the genome of Moraxella nasibovis encodes:
- a CDS encoding GpE family phage tail protein, with protein MANLAVVFGWTLSDCADFTLDELMSWNNLAVERHQTS; from the coding sequence ATTGCTAATCTGGCGGTGGTCTTTGGCTGGACGCTGTCAGATTGTGCGGACTTTACGCTTGATGAGTTGATGAGCTGGAATAATCTGGCGGTGGAGCGTCATCAAACATCATAA
- a CDS encoding phage tail assembly protein, with translation MTSKQITLTHGVKLGENTITEITIAKPFVSHLKGISLTKLFNFDTEELLKLIPRVTTPSLPQPALERMEISEFMELVGEVLGFLADENTATPSE, from the coding sequence ATGACAAGTAAACAAATCACCCTAACACACGGCGTCAAACTTGGTGAGAACACCATCACCGAAATCACCATCGCCAAGCCTTTTGTCAGCCACCTAAAAGGCATCAGTCTTACCAAGCTGTTTAATTTTGATACCGAAGAGCTACTAAAACTCATTCCTCGTGTTACCACGCCAAGCCTACCACAGCCCGCCCTTGAACGCATGGAAATCAGCGAATTTATGGAGCTGGTCGGTGAGGTGCTTGGTTTTTTGGCGGACGAGAACACGGCTACCCCAAGCGAGTAG